The following are from one region of the Nicotiana tabacum cultivar K326 chromosome 3, ASM71507v2, whole genome shotgun sequence genome:
- the LOC107780538 gene encoding actin-depolymerizing factor 2-like gives MANSASGMAVHDDCKLKFLELKTKRTYRFIVFKIEEKQKQVIVEKLGEPAESYEDFCTHLPADECRYAVYDFDFLTKESVPKSRIFFIAWSPDTSKVRSKMIYASSKDRFKRELDGIQIELQATDPTEMGLDVFKSRAN, from the exons ATG GCTAACTCTGCATCGGGCATGGCTGTGCACGACGATTGCAAACTGAAATTTTTGGAGTTAAAAACTAAAAGGACTTATCGCTTCATTGTATTCAAGATTGAGGAAAAGCAAAAGCAAGTCATTGTGGAAAAGCTTGGTGAGCCGGCTGAAAGTTATGAGGACTTCTGTACACACCTGCCTGCAGATGAGTGTCGTTACGCTGTTTATGATTTTGACTTTCTGACAAAGGAGAGTGTTCCAAAGAGCAGGATTTTCTTTATTGCATG GTCTCCTGATACCTCTAAGGTTAGAAGCAAAATGATCTATGCTAGTTCCAAGGATAGATTTAAGAGGGAATTGGATGGGATTCAGATTGAGCTGCAAGCAACTGATCCAACTGAGATGGGTTTGGATGTCTTCAAAAGCCGTGCCAACTAA